In the Apodemus sylvaticus chromosome 3, mApoSyl1.1, whole genome shotgun sequence genome, CCGGTTCtagagaaactgaacaatatgGAGACAGGCCAGAGTAGATTCTCCACAGCCCTTGTACCACCGCCTATAGCACATCTGTGTGCAGGTGCTCAGGGCAGACTGGCTGAGGGGAAGGAGTCAGGGAGCACGGAGAGCTGCATCCCGTGAGGTGCATGTGGGCTGTCCCTCACCATCCCTGTGGTGGCAGCAGTGAGCACATCTCTGAGTACCTCCTGACAGCCCCAGTTCCATCAGacccaggggggggggggagggggcggggtaaGGTGGCTTCCTTGTGGACAGAACATGGTGAGAGTCACCTCCGCCCAATTACACTACTATTGCACTCCAGGTCCACGCACTTCCATGGCTGAGTCTGAAAGTCCATGTTAACGGACCTTGAGTGTGCGTGAGACCTTGGCAAAGAACCTTTTCTGGGCCTCAGTCTTCTCTCTCTGAACCCCAACCCTGAAGACTTCAGTTCTTACCCAAACTGTGCTCGCCCTTTCCTACTGCTGGGGATTCCTCTAGGGATGAGTCATGGGGTAGAGACTAACACTAAGGCCACCACCTCACTGAAGCCACCTCCTCTCCCCTCAGGCAAGAGGGGATGTGACCACATTCTTGAGTTTCTTCTGGAGGAATTGGTCCTTGGTCACACTCCCTGGGAATTGTTTTGTACCTCGGCAGGCTTGATGTGGCCGCCTGTGCGGGTGTTCCCTTTTAATTTGGGGTCTGGAGCCAGCTGAGGACTGGACTGGTAATTATGTGTGCAGAGCAGTTTTTGGAAACAGCCTATGAAGGAAATCAATGGGAGGGAAACTCAGCTGAAAATACCTCAGGAGTGAGGCTGGGCCTCACCACTGCGCTGAGGCTCCTGGTGGGAGAAATTCCTTCAGGTGCAGAATGCACAGGTCACCAACCCCAGGGCCCCACAGCAGCACAAGGCAGTTAAAGCCCGGCCCCTCTTCCTCAGGGCCTGGGGAACCTGTCCCCACCCTCGAGGGCCCCATCAGGGAAGGAAGCAAACCTCAGAGCAAGCGCAGACATCAGTGTCTGGAGGGGACTCACTGTGATGTGGTCGCACAGACCAGCAGCAGCACCCCAGCCCTGGGAGCTGTGAGTGATGGACACGGAGCCAAAGTCCCGGGAAGAGCAGAGGCTGCCCTCTGTCCACGGAACACAGCAGCTTAATGGGTGGCGCGCAGCATCCACCGGACATGTTCAGCTACTGCCCTAAAGAGCTACCATCTAGAGGGGCACCTCAGTCAGGGACAGAACACACTGATGACACAAGGGAAGGGGACAGACCCACAGCCTGGTTCACATTCCACCACTCACAGAAGTCAAAGCAGGAaatcaagcagggcaggaacctggtgccaggaactgaagcagaaaccacagagaaatGCAGCTCACTGGCTGGCTCACCGTGGCTTGTGTAGCCTCCTTAGACAGCTCAGGAGTACTTGTCACCatacacagtgggctgggtcctcacGTGTCAATCATAAGACAGTACCACACAGGCTCgcccagtcttatggaggcattgtctcaattgTGGGTTCCTCTTCTCAGATAAGTCTAGCTTTTGTCAGAGTGACATGAACTAACCAGCACAGGTACCTGATGAAAACCAAGTATAGCTTCCTCTGTGGCCAGGACATTGCTTTTACCATGTCTTTTCATGGTTTTGCCAAGCATGTCTGGATTACTTGAACAGAATGGTCAGTTCACACGATTTTGCGAAATGCCTCTGCACAGCATTTCTGTCAGTGTTGCATGCCTTATCTGCTGACAGTTACCTGTCTGATCTTACTTGTGACTCTCTCAAAGGCTGACCCAAAAGCACCCTGTGGGAAGCATTCGACCCGTCTCCATCATTCTAGAACCCGTGGCTCCTTAATACTGCCAACAAAGAAATGACATTGcctagctgggggaggggcagggaggcaaTGATGCTGCGACCAAACCCTACACCTCACGTTTACAAGATTTCTCTTTTTAAGTCATcacattctattttttctttttgagacagggtttcacagtGTGGCCCCAGCCTGTGTAcccgtgtagaccaggctggctcagacTCATAGAGCTCTGTGTGTCTCGGCCTGGGTGCTGGCTTTAAAGGCATGGGTTCCTCTCTTGTCTTTTTAaacctccttagtgctgggctTAACTGGCTTGCTCACTttggtcccctcccccactcaccccaCCACCTGGGACCGTGAGCAGAGAACTACATCTGTTAGAGAAAGATTGTAGAACTTCAAAGACACCCGGAGGTGCTGTGGGACTCTATCCTTTCTGCCCTGGGCAGGGCCAGAGCCTCCCCCTGCCCCTACAGAGTCCTCACAGAAAGATAGAAAGCGGTCTCCAGGTTTGCTTGGGCAGTTTAACCTAGTGCTTTCTAGAACCAGCTTGTGATCAGCAAGCCTagtagtgagagagagagagagagagagaattgttaaATACTTGGAAACCCCTAATTAAAATCTGTTAGGTTTGGGGAAGGCACAGCTGCTTTAAGCCCTGCTTTCTGGAAACACAGATATCTCAGCATTTGAAAGCAAAAGGAGGATCTGGTATACACTTTTGATGTGTGATAGCCCCAGCCCACTGTGTATGGTGGCGAATAGTTCTTGGCTGTTGAAGTAGGCTAAACAAGCCACGGTgagccagccagtaagcagcatttctctaTAGTTTCTATTTtagccctcgggaggcagaggcaggtggatctctgtgagtttgaggccagtctggtctacacagtgaattcccggacagccaggactgtacagagaaactTTTTCTCAACCCCAACTCCCTCCAACCcctgacaaaacaaaaacacaaaacaaacaacaaaaagcaaaaacaaaaaaagacagtgCAGGGATGCTCCCTAATTGCTCCACCTtgggcatgcatgtctgtgcagttGGATACAAGTAGGATTCGTTCTTCAGACTTGGCCTCTGCCTTGACAGCTGCATCCACCCTGGGCTCTCCTGGTTGGGCCATAGTCTCTGAGACTTTGTGGCTCCCTAGCTCTGCGCGCTCCAGCTCACCACAGGCTTGAACCACTTAGCTCACTGCTGTGGGTATGTGGGTAGGTAGCACACCCCTCACCCGTGCAGACTGGCTAGCCTGTGCTAACTGCTAAGACATTGTGCCATGTGGGGCAGACATCTCCAGGATGTGATGGCCTGTCAAAGGCTTGTCATCCCactttaatgtctttttctttctacctctgttCCACTTTCCTTCTGTCCCTAAAGGAAATGTGGGTCCTTTGTCCTCTGGTTGCTGGCACCGTGCCCCTCCCTTCCCTAAGGCCCTTCTGCTGCTGACCTGGTGATGTGACCTGCACTGTACACAGCCTCTCCCAGAACACTGAAACTCAGGCACAGCCCTCCCAGGCCCGCTCAGCTGTCACACAAGCGCAGGCTCCGGGAGTCCTGTCCCACTGAAACTCAGCCAATTATGTCCCTGTCCACGGGGCTCTTCCCCGAGGATGGAGTTGTTTCTCTACCTTGGACCAATGTCCATCTTGCCACTggcctgggagctctgagaggaggCTCTGCCACTCACCTGTGGGCCCAGGGGCATGCAGGGCACTCCCTCAGTTTCCCACTACCCCACCTTCTGGGAGCTGGTGGGCACCCAGGGCAGACACAAGCCTGTGTGGAGAGCAGGCACGGGCCCCACGCAGGCTGCTTGGGGTCCTACTCTGAACACAAGCCATCCTGGCTCCTGGCGATGACCCCACTCCCACTTTGTCCTCCAGTGGAGCGAGACCGTACCCTGGGCTCCCAGGAGCCTCACTGGAAGGAATTCCACTTTGACCTGACCCAGATCCCGGCCGGGGAGGCTGTCACGGCTGCCGAGTTCCGGATTTACAAAGAGCCCAGCATCCACCCGCTCAACACGACCCTCCACATCAGCATGTTTGAAGTGGTCCAGGAGCACTCCAACAGGTACCGTCCCTCTTCCCGGTGCCCACCCACTCTCATAGCCTCACGGTCTAGTCTCTGGCAGGGGTCCTGCACGAGGGTGCATTtccaagaaaggaaagggaagcctCCTGGGAGAGGGGTCTCAGACATGAGAAAGGGgcttggcctggaactcctgcCCTGTCACTCTGGCTGTGGGGCCCTCACTAGGCCACAGCACTGAGCCACTGAGCCAGTGTCCCCATCAGCACATGGACTCTAAAGTGCTAAGGGTTGATGATCAGGGAAATGTGGTAGCAAAGGGGGCCAGCCCAGAGCCAAGCAGGGAAGAGGCTCTGAGAGTGGTGCCCAGGCAGGCACAAGATACAGGTGCCAGCCTCCCTCAGCCCTTGGTTAATTGTTCTTTCATGTCCACAGGGAGTCTGACTTGTTCTTTTTGGATCTTCAGACGCTCCGATCTGAGGATGAGGGCTGGCTGGTGCTGGACATCACAGCAGCCAGTGACCGATGGCTGCCGAACCATCACAGGGACCTGGGACTCCGCCTCTATGTGGAAACCGCAGATGGTGAGGCTCCAGGACTTAGCAGGGAGCTGCCCTGGGGGTCTTGGGAGGTGGTTCCAGCAGAGGCCCCCAGGCCAGTACACAGAGCCCTCTCACCTGAGGGGAGGGTGTTGGGAAGGGAGATGTTTAGCCTTTCTGAGGACAGGCAGACTGGTGAGGTCCTGGACATGGCGAGGCCCCAGCCAGGAATGCCTTCTGCTCCCTCATACACAGCAACTGACCTCCTGAGAGCCGGGATCCTCTCCAGGAAAACAGTCCTCTCTGGGCAGCAGGCCTCCACTCTGACAGGTTCTGTACTAggaaggaggggtggggggtggagctcTGCAGCCCAGGTTTTCAGAGCGCAGAGCCTGTAACTGCAGAGCTCTGAAGAGTTGTAACTCAGCACCGAAGTCTGTTTCCTGGGATACAGAGATTTATACTTCACTCACAGGGGTTTCCTGGGACGTTTCCTTTCTGTAGGGCAGGGAGGACAGGAAGGacaacagggcagaaacctggtcTCTCTGGAGTCCAGCAAAAGCTGGAGGATAACTTGGAAGGAGAGGACAGACAGGTGGCAGGCAGGGGTCACTCTGAGTTCAGGAAAAGTGACAAGGTGAGTTAGAGGAGTTTAACAGCAGGGGGTAACAGATGGGGCTGTGGCTTAAAAGACCTTCAGCCCCTCCCTCCAGGAAGGGGATCCTAACCtggctctgccccacccccactcttccCCAGGGTGAGCTCTCTTGGGTACAGTGTAGCCCGACCCTCAGAGCCAGTTGTCAGCAGCATTAAAGGGGTTTGGAGTGTCTGTCCAAGGCTCTTGAGAGACAGGCAGGGATGGCCAAGGTTGTCCTCAGCTGACTGAGTCCCACGGCCTCCCTGGCAGTGTCCTCCTCCCTGCTCTGTGACGCAGCGCAGAGGCAGTGCGCCGCCGCTCTCACAAGGCGCACCTGGCCTTTCCCTCTCTGTCCGGGAGCTGGGAGCCCCGTGGCCGGTGGACGATGGCGGCGCTGAGGCTTCTGGCCTGGGCGCTCCCACGCGGGCTCTCTCTTCACCGCCCACGGCCCGCGCTGCCCCACAGCCTTGTCCGCCGCTATGCTTCGGACCGCAGCGGGAGTGTCCAATTCTACACCGACCCGGTGAAGGCGGTGGAGGGCGTCAAGGATGGGTCGACCGTCATGCTCGGGGGCTTCGGGCTCTGCGGCATCCCCGAGAACCTGATCGGGGCGCTGAAGACCAAGGGCGTGAAGAACCTAAAGATCGTCAGCAGCAACGTGGGCGTGGACGACTTCGGCCTGGGCATCTTGCTGGCCTCCAAGCAGGTCAAGCGCGTGGTGTGCTCCTACCTGGGGGAGAACGCACTCTGCGAGAAGCTCTACCTGGCGGGCGAGCTGGAACTGGAGATGACGCCGCAGGGAACCCTGGCCGAGCGCATCCGCGCGGCTGGCGCGGGCGTGCCCGCCTTCTACACACCCACGGGCTACGGCACGCTGGTGCAGGAAGGGGGCTCCCCGATCCGGTACTCGCCCGAAGGCCACCTGCTTACCCTAAGTGAGCCGCGGGAAGTGCGCGAGTTCGAGGGCCGCCACTACCTGCTGGAGCATGCTATCCACGCTGACTTCGCCCTGATCAAGGGCTGGAAGGCCGACCGTTCGGGCAACGTGATCTTCAGGGGCAGCGCGCGCAACTTCAACGTGCCCATGTGCAAGGCCGCGGACATCTccgtggtggaggtggaggagatcGTGGACGTGGGTACTTTCGCCCCGGAGGACATCCACATCCCCAACATCTACGTGAACCGCGTGATCAAGGGGCCGAGGTTCGAGAAGCGCATCGAGCGCCTGACCACGCGTGACAGCAAGCCCGCGCCCGGCAGCAAAGTGGATGACCCCTCCAGGACACGCATCATCAAGCGCGCGGCTCTCGAGTTCGAGGACGGCATGTATGCCAATCTGGGCATCGGCATCCCGCTCTTGGCCAGCAACTACATCAGCCCCAAGATGACCGTCTACCTGCACAGTGAAAACGGGATCCTGGGCTTGGGCCCGTTCCCTTTGAAAAATCAGGTAGATGCCGACATCATCAACGCAGGCAAGCAGACAGTGACGGTGATTCCCGGGGGCTGTTTCTTCGCCAGCGATGACTCTTTTGCCATGATCCGCGGCGGACACCTCCAACTGACCATGCTCGGGGCCATGCAAGTTTCTCAGTACGGCGACCTGGCCAACTGGATGGTGCCAGGCAAGAAGGTGAAGGGCATGGGCGGGGCCATGGACTTGGTGTCTGGTAAGAAGACCAAAGTGGTGGTCACCATGGAACACTCCACCAAGACAAAGGAGCACAAGATCTTAGACAAATGCACCATGCCACTGACCGGCAAGGGCTGCGTGGATCTCATCATCACCGAGAAGGCGGTGTTTGACGTGGACCCGAGTAAGGGGCTGACGCTGGTGGAGATGTGGGAGGGCTCCTCCATAGATGACATCAAGGCCACCACAGGCTGTCCGTTTGCGGTGAGCCCCAACCTCAAGCCCATGCAGCAGATTAAGACCGATGCTTGAGCAGCCCTCCAGGGCTGATCTGCCACTTAGTAACAACTGGACATCTCGGCGGCACCTGACCACTGTGCCACACTGGCTCCTCGGGCTTCCTGCTGCTAGATGGTATCTACCAAGGGCCACGTGGTtttaattaaaaaccaaacacGAGCCTATGTGTCCTGTCCCTAACTAAAGCTTCTGAGCAAACCGTTTCACAACACTCGTCTCCCTCTCCCACTTTCGGTGACATTCACATACAAGGCTCCAGAGGGTTCTCTGGGAGGTCTCAACACCAGCGCTGCCCTCATAACTGAGCCAGGAAACATGGAGAAAGCCACGGGGCAGGAAGACATCCTACCCAGAGTGCACCGGGTGCTGCTTTACTGCTGCCAGGAAATGCAGAACTGTGGATCCCTGATCAGGAGGAGGAACGCGTCATCTTGTCCCTCTGCATTGTCTTCTTGGGTCCTCGTTTCCgttcttaacttttttttcctgaatcCTGCCTGCACCAGCCTTCCTCTTGGGAGATGCTTGTGCGTCCCTAGAAGGCAGGCAGGTGCGGTTCCTGTGGGATCAGACTTTGGGAAGGTGCTTGGTGCTGGTACTCCCCCTGGGAGACCCACTGTGCACTAACAGTCCCAGTGTGTGTAGGGACAGGCTGGGCCTTAGCACAGGTGGAATCTACAATCTAATCAATGGCACGGGTGGATTCTTACCTAGTAAAGTGCAGTATCCAGTGTTGTCTAAACCATACTCACACTCTCTTCCGGAAGTCCCGCTGTCCTGACTTCCTGACCCCAGTGTGGCAGTTCTGGGATCTGTCATTCTGAATCTTCAGCTCACAACTAATGtgagaaaattgtgtgtgtgtgtgtgtgtgtgtgtgtgtacatgtgttcacgCCCTGAGAAGCATTCACCTCCCCTTCATGCGTTTCTATCCAGAGCTGGGAAGCCTGGTGCCCACTGTTTGTTAGGGTCTGATCTAATGACGGGGACCGGGAGCAAAGCTGGTAGGACAGGTGCACTCCGGCCTGGGCAAGGCCGCTTCTCCAGGCCTCTCCGAAACAGCGCAGCCTCAGTCCCTCTAAGCTTCTGTTCCACCCTCACTCAGGCCTCTGCCGTGTGCTGGGCAGCGTAGGCGTCGCTGTCTGTGGCATGGTCAATGGGTCTTCATTTGTGAACCATAAACGGGAACCTTGGCTTCTCTGCACCATGGGCTCTCAGTCCAGCCCACCTTACCTTGAGAGCCTCCAAACGTCCCCAGTCCCCGCACAGCAACTCCCCACTCTGGCTTTGACGAGTCCAGCCAGGGGCTGCTCTGAAGCTGCTGTGTGCCCAGAAGAGCCTGGAAGACCAgttacacaaaagaaaaacaaatgcggCCAAGCCTGGAGCACTGGTGGCCTCTGTGTCCCCAGAAGTCAGGGCTCGGGGACTTCACAGTAAGTAACAGGGACACAAGGCCTGCCCTGGGTCCAAGCCTGCCCCTTGTGTCATTTGTGGGTCTGATACTGTGGCTTTCAAGGCCTTCCTGCTCACAGCTGCTCGGTCCTCCCAGTGTGTGGCCCTGCGCCCTCCCCAGCTCTCCCTCTGTGCCTGAGACTCTGGCTCCTCACAGCCCCTGCTCCCCACCATCCTCACCCTGCCTC is a window encoding:
- the LOC127681226 gene encoding succinyl-CoA:3-ketoacid coenzyme A transferase 2B, mitochondrial, with the protein product MAALRLLAWALPRGLSLHRPRPALPHSLVRRYASDRSGSVQFYTDPVKAVEGVKDGSTVMLGGFGLCGIPENLIGALKTKGVKNLKIVSSNVGVDDFGLGILLASKQVKRVVCSYLGENALCEKLYLAGELELEMTPQGTLAERIRAAGAGVPAFYTPTGYGTLVQEGGSPIRYSPEGHLLTLSEPREVREFEGRHYLLEHAIHADFALIKGWKADRSGNVIFRGSARNFNVPMCKAADISVVEVEEIVDVGTFAPEDIHIPNIYVNRVIKGPRFEKRIERLTTRDSKPAPGSKVDDPSRTRIIKRAALEFEDGMYANLGIGIPLLASNYISPKMTVYLHSENGILGLGPFPLKNQVDADIINAGKQTVTVIPGGCFFASDDSFAMIRGGHLQLTMLGAMQVSQYGDLANWMVPGKKVKGMGGAMDLVSGKKTKVVVTMEHSTKTKEHKILDKCTMPLTGKGCVDLIITEKAVFDVDPSKGLTLVEMWEGSSIDDIKATTGCPFAVSPNLKPMQQIKTDA